From one Saccharomyces cerevisiae S288C chromosome XVI, complete sequence genomic stretch:
- the CTR1 gene encoding high-affinity Cu transporter CTR1 (High-affinity copper transporter of plasma membrane; mediates nearly all copper uptake under low copper conditions; transcriptionally induced at low copper levels and degraded at high copper levels; protein increases in abundance and relocalizes from nucleus to plasma membrane upon DNA replication stress; human homolog SLC31A1 can complement a yeast ctr1 ctr3 double deletion) → MEGMNMGSSMNMDAMSSASKTVASSMASMSMDAMSSASKTILSSMSSMSMEAMSSASKTLASTMSSMASMSMGSSSMSGMSMSMSSTPTSSASAQTTSDSSMSGMSGMSSSDNSSSSGMDMDMSMGMNYYLTPTYKNYPVLFHHLHANNSGKAFGIFLLFVVAAFVYKLLLFVSWCLEVHWFKKWDKQNKYSTLPSANSKDEGKHYDTENNFEIQGLPKLPNLLSDIFVPSLMDLFHDIIRAFLVFTSTMIIYMLMLATMSFVLTYVFAVITGLALSEVFFNRCKIAMLKRWDIQREIQKAKSCPGFGNCQCGRHPEPSPDPIAVADTTSGSDQSTRLEKNNESKVAISENNQKKTPTQEEGCNCATDSGKNQANIERDILENSKLQEQSGNMDQNLLPAEKFTHN, encoded by the coding sequence ATGGAAGGTATGAATATGGGTAGCAGCATGAATATGGACGCCATGTCTAGTGCATCCAAGACAGTAGCATCGAGTATGGCGTCGATGAGCATGGATGCGATGTCTAGTGCCAGCAAAACGATATTATCGAGCATGTCATCGATGAGCATGGAAGCGATGTCCAGTGCGAGCAAAACGTTGGCGTCGACTATGTCGTCAATGGCAAGTATGTCGATGGGAAGCAGTTCAATGTCAGGTATGTCTATGTCGATGAGCAGTACACCAACAAGCTCCGCCAGTGCACAGACAACTTCTGATTCTAGCATGTCAGGCATGTCAGGTATGTCATCGTCTGATAACAGTAGCTCTTCAGGGATGGATATGGACATGAGTATGGGAATGAACTATTATCTGACTCCCACATATAAAAACTATCCAGTTTTGTTTCACCATTTGCATGCAAACAATAGTGGTAAGGCTTTCGgtattttcttattatttgTTGTGGCTGCTTTCGTCTACAAACTACTGCTTTTCGTTAGTTGGTGCCTTGAAGTTCACTGGTTTAAAAAATGGGACAagcaaaataaatattcCACTTTACCTTCAGCAAACTCCAAAGACGAAGGAAAACATTATGACACAGagaataattttgaaattcaaggTTTACCTAAGCTGCCAAATTTATTAAGCGATATATTTGTTCCATCTTTAATGGATCTCTTTCATGACATTATAAGGGCGTTCTTAGTATTTACCTCTACGATGATTATTTATATGTTGATGCTTGCTACCATGTCTTTTGTTTTAACATACGTTTTTGCTGTAATTACTGGGTTAGCTTTATCGGAAGTCTTCTTCAATAGATGCAAAATAGCCATGCTAAAGAGGTGGGACATCCAAAGAGAAATTCAGAAAGCGAAGAGCTGTCCTGGCTTCGGTAACTGCCAATGTGGTAGACATCCCGAACCCAGCCCTGATCCAATTGCTGTTGCCGATACCACTTCCGGAAGTGATCAAAGTACTCGCCTGGAAAAGAACAACGAATCTAAAGTTGCGATTTCCGAAAataatcaaaagaaaacacCTACACAAGAAGAGGGATGTAATTGTGCCACAGACTCAGGAAAGAATCAAGCAAACATAGAGCGCGACATCCTTGAGAATTCCAAGTTGCAGGAACAGTCCGGGAATATGGATCAAAACTTACTTCCGGCCGAAAAATTCACTCATAACTAA
- the AXL1 gene encoding Axl1p (Haploid specific endoprotease of a-factor mating pheromone; performs one of two N-terminal cleavages during maturation of a-factor mating pheromone; required for axial budding pattern of haploid cells) produces the protein MSLREVTNYEVSFYIPLSYSNRTHKVCKLPNGILALIISDPTDTSSSCSLTVCTGSHNDPKDIAGLAHLCEHMILSAGSKKYPDPGLFHTLIAKNNGSQNAFTTGEQTTFYFELPNTQNNGEFTFESILDVFASFFKEPLFNPLLISKEIYAIQSEHEGNISSTTKIFYHAARILANPDHPFSRFSTGNIHSLSSIPQLKKIKLKSSLNTYFENNFFGENITLCIRGPQSVNILTKLALSKFGDIKPKSAVKERSISIRTRSFRRSKSLKKRQDSSKNDYSDLKTFKILNTTWEKKYKNTMCFQQFPECNSIFINSNKVPIMRLLFPVSDKNTRFTKDDIKIYSHLWCELFGDESPGSLSYYLASKGWLTGCFAFTSEFAIGDIGLILELELTNSGWENIKRITTIVLNRLLPSFYVMNIDYLITFLKEQNLIDLVSFLYQSSEDLPMEECSKLSGILQDDLECLTPPNIFKGFKSLIEIDDPNIEKYENTKANIQWWTGQAIKFQNFLKSFMNHDNMRLLLLGNIKSGNIFDKMKNKSDICTDFFYEFEYYTANVHLASDNKFHSNSSYEFNFPTGNLFLPDCVSDPLKLQQLFLECSLKSKFATLRPQIYSEPTRTKPQLVSENQNYEMWILKEDPNFASDNKSVVSFEVLGLGIKPSPEATIHLEVLAQALFIITSSFLYPALRIGYTYEIASSSKGNVTLRFTISGFPEGVFTIVKTFVDTLKLIATDPTFLSKDTLRKARILVRNKYKNASSDNCVKLASVGLLIVLEKYIWTLEDRINALELTELESFEKFCFLFWRNPKHLVLFMQGSLEYADAINRYLNNNFTQHLKISNEGSKPTIRLYPPPSTKDLDQGTNAFISYNGHQDDPNNSIVYFIQTAQRDDIKNLTLTFLTEYLFSLTLVPDLRNKKQIGYIVLGGLRVLTDTVGIHITVMSGSSGHNLETRINEYLSYLQLQVLNRFTEFDFRRILLEPFLNLLKQNSTKQFEGSAGPVDLLNEIVANVQNGDNYTLNNKQMRQHRKVRNKIAEGRLNFQEDHEMIDISFLQKLTLKKYLAFFESKISIYSAQRSKLSIMITSPMAEKEIASRKMFLQLEAFLKINGFAIKNEDLKKIVEHSKGNPILLVKNLFTYFRRRNEVFKLGTVVLQEILKIIGMNLKQRYGSILGFSSQDGEGQEIEKFWNNDTSPIVPLQELPEPNFFRKAAF, from the coding sequence ATGTCCTTGAGAGAAGTAACTAATTATGAAGTCTCGTTTTACATCCCGTTGTCTTACAGCAACAGGACTCATAAAGTTTGTAAACTGCCAAACGGAATTTTAGCATTAATAATATCGGATCCAACAGATACTTCAAGCTCATGCTCACTGACTGTTTGCACAGGTTCCCATAACGATCCAAAGGATATTGCCGGTTTGGCGCACCTTTGTGAGCACATGATTCTTTCTGCCGGTTCCAAAAAATACCCTGATCCTGGTTTATTCCACACACTAATCGCAAAAAACAACGGCTCTCAAAATGCCTTTACCACAGGGGAGCAAACgactttttattttgaattgcCCAATACTCAAAATAACGGCGAATTTACATTTGAATCTATCTTAGATGTGTTTGCCTCATTCTTCAAAGAACCGCTCTTCAACCCTTTACTGATAAGCAAGGAGATATATGCAATACAAAGTGAGCATGAGGGAAACATATCATCAACcacaaaaatattctacCACGCAGCAAGAATATTGGCCAATCCCGACCATCCTTTCAGTCGCTTTTCCACTGGGAACATACACTCGTTATCTAGCATTCCacaactgaaaaaaataaaactaaaGAGCTCATTAAACACTTACTTCgaaaataatttttttgggGAGAATATAACCTTGTGCATAAGGGGACCGCAGTCTGTTAATATTCTTACGAAACTAGCTCTATCAAAATTTGGCGATATAAAACCCAAAAGCGCTGTAAAGGAAAGGAGTATATCGATTAGGACGAGGTCATTTCGAAGATCGAAGTCTTTAAAAAAACGCCAAgattcttccaaaaacGACTACAGTGACTTGAAAACCTTTAAAATACTGAACACAACgtgggaaaaaaaatacaaaaatacGATGTgttttcaacaatttcctGAATGCAATTCGATATTTATCAATTCAAATAAGGTACCTATAATGAGACTTCTCTTTCCTGTTAGCGATAAAAACACTCGGTTTACAAAGGATGACATTAAAATATACAGTCATCTTTGGTGTGAACTTTTCGGCGATGAGTCTCCAGGATCTTTGAGCTATTACTTAGCTTCAAAAGGCTGGCTCACAGGCTGTTTTGCCTTTACCTCAGAATTCGCTATTGGTGACATAGGATTAATTTTGGAATTAGAACTGACAAACAGTGGCTGGGAAAATATTAAGAGAATTACGACAATAGTACTTAATAGACTCTTGCCTTCCTTTTACGTAATGAACATCGATTACTTAATcacttttttgaaagaacaGAATTTGATCGACCTCGTTAGCTTTCTGTACCAAAGTTCAGAGGATCTTCCAATGGAAGAGTGCTCAAAATTAAGCGGTATTCTTCAGGACGATTTAGAATGTTTAACCCCCCCTAATATATTCAAAGGATTTAAATCTCTTATAGAAATAGATGATCCCAACATcgaaaaatatgaaaacaCAAAGGCCAATATACAATGGTGGACAGGGCAAGCTATTAagttccaaaattttttaaaatcttTCATGAATCATGACAACATGCGCCTTTTACTCTTAGGGAATATAAAATCTGGTAAtatatttgataaaatgaaaaataaaagtgaTATATGCACCGATTTTTTCTATGAATTTGAGTATTATACGGCAAACGTTCATCTAGCAAGTGATAATAAATTTCATTCAAACAGCTCGTATGAATTTAATTTTCCCACAGgtaatctttttttaccaGATTGCGTCAGCGATCCTTTAAAACTACAACAGCTCTTCTTAGAATGCTCGTTAAAATCGAAATTTGCTACGCTTAGACCTCAAATTTATAGTGAGCCCACTAGGACAAAGCCTCAATTAGTCAGTGAGAACCAGAATTATGAGATGTGGATCTTAAAAGAAGACCCAAATTTTGCCTCAGACAATAAATCCGTCGTATCATTTGAAGTTTTGGGGTTAGGCATCAAACCTAGTCCGGAGGCAACAATCCACCTGGAAGTACTAGCACAGGCATTATTTATCATCACCTCTTCATTCCTTTATCCCGCTCTGAGAATTGGTTACACATATGAGATTGCCTCATCTAGTAAGGGCAACGTAACACTGCGATTTACTATTTCTGGATTCCCTGAGGGTGTTTTCACAATAGTAAAGACGTTCGTGGATACGCTAAAACTTATTGCAACAGATCCAACGTTTCTTTCTAAAGATACCTTGAGAAAGGCAAGGATTTTAGTTAGAAATAAATACAAGAACGCGTCATCGGACAACTGCGTGAAGCTAGCTAGCGTTGGATTGCTGATTGTTTTAGAGAAATATATATGGACTTTAGAGGATAGAATTAATGCATTAGAGCTTACCGAGTTGGAATCCttcgaaaaattttgttttttattctgGAGGAATCCTAAACATTTGGTCTTGTTCATGCAGGGAAGCCTTGAATATGCTGACGCAATCAACCGTTACTTAAATAACAATTTTACGCAGCACCTAAAAATCAGCAATGAAGGGAGCAAACCGACCATACGTCTCTACCCTCCTCCCAGTACAAAAGATCTAGATCAAGGCACAAATGCCTTTATATCATATAATGGTCACCAGGATGATCCCAACAATAGTATTGTGTATTTTATTCAGACTGCACAAAGAGATGACATCAAAAATCTGACACTAACCTTTCTTACCGAATATCTATTTTCACTAACGCTAGTGCCTGATctaagaaataaaaagcaaattgGGTACATTGTTTTGGGAGGACTCAGGGTTTTAACAGACACTGTTGGGATTCATATAACCGTAATGTCTGGCAGCTCGGGGCACAATCTGGAAACTAGGATCAATGAGTACTTATCTTACTTGCAGCTGCAGGTGCTAAATAGATTCACCGAGTTTGATTTTCGAAGGATACTTCTAGAGCCGTTCttaaatcttttaaaacaGAACAGTACGAAACAGTTTGAAGGGTCGGCTGGTCCTGTAGACCTATTAAATGAGATAGTGGCAAATGTGCAAAATGGTGATAATTACACTCTCAACAATAAACAAATGAGACAACATAGGAAGgtaagaaataaaattgcGGAAGGAAGGCTTAATTTTCAAGAAGATCATGAAATGATTGATATCTcatttttgcaaaaattaACTctaaagaaatatttaGCATTCTTCGAGTCCAAAATCTCTATATATTCCGCTCAAAGAAGTAAGCTATCAATAATGATCACAAGTCCAATGGCAGAGAAGGAAATTGCAAGCAGGAAAATGTTCCTTCAGCTAGAGGCCTTTCTGAAAATAAACGGATTCGCcataaaaaatgaagacttgaagaaaattgtCGAACATTCAAAGGGAAATCCTATTTTACTTGTAAAGAACCTTTTTACTTATTTTCGTAGGAGAAATGAAGTTTTCAAGCTCGGAACCGTTGTATTGCAggaaatattgaaaatcatCGGAATGAATCTTAAGCAGAGATACGGCTCTATATTAGGGTTTTCTTCCCAAGATGGTGAAGGAcaagaaatagaaaaattttggaacaACGACACAAGTCCGATTGTTCCTCTTCAGGAGCTTCCTGAACCAAACTTTTTCCGCAAGGCCGCATTTTGA